Proteins found in one Candidatus Palauibacter polyketidifaciens genomic segment:
- the fusA gene encoding elongation factor G has translation MERRTPLERLRNIGIMAHIDAGKTTTTERVLFYTGRTHRLGEVHHGDATMDWMEQEQERGITITSAATTCNWTHHGEPYRINIIDTPGHVDFTVEVERSLRVLDGAVALFCAVGGVEPQSETVWRQADKYGVPRIAFVNKMDRVGADFMNVVRMMRDRLGANAHPLQIPLGEGELYTGMVDLIREVKVVYDDESLGARWTEGPVPDALADEVAELRSALVEAAVEYDEPMLEKYLEGEELTEDEIRGAVRKATLANGITPILCGSAFKNKGVQRLLDAVIDFLPSPLDVPPVTGHLPQQDETEVERPADEEAPFSALAFKIATDPYVGRLTYFRVYSGTAKAGSKALNSSRGRKERFGRLLQMHANKREERDEVFAGDIAAAIGLKHTRTGDTLSSATDPIVLESMSFPEPVIRVAIEPRTKADQEKLSGALAKLAEEDPTFRVYTDEETGQTIISGMGELHLEIIVDRLQREFRVNANVGRPQVAYRETIRKAVRKVEGRFVRQSGGRGQFGHVIINLEPTDPGGGFIFDSEIRGGNVPREYVLSVEQGIREALDSGIVAGYPIIDIKATLIDGSYHEVDSSEMAFKIAGSIALKEGARKAQPVLLEPVMNVEVVTPDDYLGDVMGDLSSRRGKIGGMTQRSSAQVVGASVPLSEMFGYATSLRSISQGRAVYTMQFSHYEEVPGSKTAEIVSANGS, from the coding sequence ATGGAGAGAAGAACGCCGCTCGAGCGGCTTCGGAATATCGGCATCATGGCGCACATCGATGCCGGAAAGACGACGACGACCGAACGGGTCCTGTTCTACACCGGCCGGACGCATCGCCTGGGCGAAGTGCATCATGGCGACGCGACGATGGACTGGATGGAGCAGGAGCAGGAACGCGGCATCACGATCACATCGGCCGCCACCACCTGTAACTGGACCCACCACGGCGAACCCTACCGCATCAACATCATCGACACGCCGGGACACGTCGACTTCACGGTCGAGGTGGAGCGCAGCCTTCGCGTGCTCGACGGCGCGGTGGCCCTCTTCTGCGCCGTTGGCGGCGTGGAGCCGCAGTCCGAGACGGTATGGCGGCAGGCCGACAAGTACGGCGTCCCGCGCATCGCGTTCGTCAACAAGATGGACCGCGTCGGCGCCGACTTCATGAACGTCGTCCGGATGATGCGCGACCGCCTGGGTGCGAACGCGCATCCGCTTCAGATCCCCCTCGGCGAGGGTGAACTCTATACGGGCATGGTCGACCTCATTCGTGAGGTCAAGGTCGTCTACGACGATGAATCCCTGGGCGCGCGCTGGACCGAAGGCCCCGTGCCTGACGCCCTGGCGGACGAGGTGGCGGAGTTGAGGAGCGCCCTCGTAGAGGCCGCGGTCGAGTACGACGAACCCATGCTCGAGAAGTACCTCGAAGGGGAAGAGCTCACCGAGGATGAAATCCGCGGTGCCGTGCGGAAGGCGACGCTGGCCAACGGGATCACGCCGATCCTCTGTGGCTCCGCCTTCAAGAACAAGGGCGTGCAGCGCCTGCTCGACGCCGTGATCGACTTCCTCCCCTCCCCCCTCGATGTCCCTCCCGTCACCGGCCACCTCCCCCAGCAGGACGAGACGGAGGTCGAGCGTCCGGCCGACGAGGAAGCGCCGTTTTCGGCCCTCGCGTTCAAGATCGCGACCGATCCGTACGTGGGACGTCTGACGTACTTCCGAGTCTATTCCGGCACGGCGAAAGCCGGCTCGAAGGCGCTGAATTCGTCCAGGGGGCGGAAGGAGCGCTTCGGGCGGTTGCTCCAGATGCACGCGAACAAGCGCGAGGAGCGCGACGAAGTGTTCGCGGGCGACATCGCGGCCGCGATCGGACTCAAGCATACGCGGACGGGAGATACGCTCTCGTCGGCGACCGATCCGATCGTGCTCGAGTCGATGAGCTTTCCGGAGCCCGTGATCCGGGTGGCGATCGAACCTCGGACGAAGGCGGATCAGGAGAAGCTGTCGGGGGCTCTCGCGAAACTGGCCGAGGAAGACCCGACGTTCCGCGTCTATACCGACGAGGAGACGGGGCAGACGATCATCAGCGGGATGGGCGAACTCCATCTCGAAATCATCGTCGACCGACTCCAGCGCGAGTTCAGGGTCAATGCGAACGTCGGCCGTCCGCAGGTCGCCTACCGCGAGACGATCCGCAAGGCCGTCCGCAAGGTGGAAGGCCGTTTCGTGCGGCAGTCCGGCGGCCGCGGGCAGTTCGGGCACGTGATCATCAACCTCGAGCCCACGGATCCCGGCGGCGGCTTCATCTTCGACTCCGAGATCCGGGGCGGAAACGTGCCCCGCGAGTATGTACTCTCGGTGGAACAGGGGATTCGCGAGGCGCTGGATTCCGGGATCGTCGCCGGCTACCCGATCATCGACATCAAGGCCACGCTGATCGACGGCTCGTACCATGAGGTCGATTCCAGCGAGATGGCCTTCAAGATCGCGGGCTCGATCGCGCTCAAGGAAGGTGCGCGCAAGGCGCAACCGGTCCTGCTCGAGCCTGTCATGAACGTGGAAGTCGTGACACCCGACGATTATCTCGGCGATGTGATGGGAGACCTCTCCAGCCGGCGGGGCAAGATCGGCGGCATGACCCAGCGTTCGTCGGCCCAGGTCGTCGGGGCGTCGGTGCCGCTGTCGGAGATGTTCGGCTACGCGACGTCCCTGCGCTCGATCAGTCAGGGTCGCGCGGTCTACACCATGCAGTTTTCGCACTACGAGGAAGTTCCGGGCTCCAAGACGGCGGAGATCGTCTCCGCCAACGGTTCGTAG
- the rpsL gene encoding 30S ribosomal protein S12 codes for MPTINQLVRKGRRKVRKKSKAPALEGNPQKRGVCTRVYTTTPKKPNSALRKVARVRLTNGYEVTAYIGGEGHNLQEHSIVLIRGGRVKDLPGVRYHIIRGTLDASGVDDRNQGRSKYGSKKRK; via the coding sequence ATGCCGACCATCAATCAGCTGGTCCGCAAGGGCCGCAGGAAGGTCCGGAAGAAGAGCAAGGCGCCGGCGCTGGAGGGGAACCCCCAGAAGCGCGGCGTGTGCACGCGCGTGTACACCACGACGCCGAAGAAGCCGAATTCGGCACTGCGGAAGGTCGCGCGCGTGCGACTCACGAACGGATACGAAGTCACCGCGTATATCGGAGGCGAGGGCCACAACCTCCAGGAACACAGCATCGTCCTGATCCGGGGCGGGCGAGTGAAGGACCTGCCGGGTGTGCGGTATCACATCATCCGCGGGACCCTCGACGCGTCGGGCGTGGACGACAGGAACCAGGGCCGGTCGAAGTACGGTTCGAAGAAGAGGAAATAG
- the rpsG gene encoding 30S ribosomal protein S7 produces the protein MPRRNRAEQREVIPDSRYGSTEVTKFINMLMLDGKKSLAEQIFYDAMQNIEMKTGQPAMNVFRQALQNAKPILEVRSRRVGGATYQVPMEVSYRRRDSLARRWLVQYSRARSGKTMAQRLAGELLDAARGDGGAVRKKEDVHRMADANKAFAHYRW, from the coding sequence ATGCCACGACGAAACCGTGCCGAACAGCGTGAGGTGATTCCGGACTCCCGATACGGGAGCACGGAGGTGACGAAGTTCATCAACATGCTGATGCTGGACGGAAAGAAGTCCCTCGCCGAGCAGATCTTCTACGATGCGATGCAGAACATCGAAATGAAGACGGGACAGCCGGCGATGAACGTGTTCCGGCAGGCGCTGCAGAACGCGAAGCCGATCCTCGAGGTTCGGAGTCGGCGCGTAGGCGGCGCGACGTACCAGGTACCGATGGAAGTGTCGTACCGGCGGCGCGATTCGCTCGCGCGCCGATGGCTAGTGCAGTACTCGCGTGCCCGCTCCGGCAAGACGATGGCGCAGCGGCTCGCCGGCGAACTGCTCGACGCCGCCCGCGGCGACGGGGGGGCGGTGAGGAAGAAGGAGGACGTGCACCGGATGGCGGACGCGAACAAGGCGTTTGCGCATTACCGCTGGTAA